From a single Nostoc sp. MS1 genomic region:
- a CDS encoding GAF domain-containing protein, giving the protein MENLYQTQPLQNPTEQEHQLDMKTALSMIIARIRQSLDIETILQITVREVRQLLQTDRVGVLRFYPELGWEGKFIYEDVGSEWSSVLTAKLGDRCFGEEFAQPYQHGQITATADIYELKISDCQIQTLEKLQVRANITAPLMRGKDLWGLLCIHQCDRPRQWNASEIEFVQLIAEHLGVALQQAEYLEQVKAQSAQLAQAKAREKATQWQRSMAIAIEKIRQSLDLENIFRTSTTEIRKLLNADRVAIYRFNPDWSGEFVFESVADGWISLIDEQVNNAELRKNVSECSAKDLATIPVVDTYLQQTDGGLFTKCEIYRVCNDIYNAGFSDCYIKILESYQARAYVIIAIYHGQKLWGLLAIYQNTSKREWQEDEVYLLTQISTQLGVALQQAEYLKQLKTQAAELTKAAERQRALANTVEKIRHSLDIDTIFKTTTQEVLRLLEVERVAIYRFYSDWSGEFVADSIVDGWTPIVKPQPFTERLLLQRTQAGKYARNEVFVPISQGDKLWGLLVAYQNSQPRYWQEEEINLLAQVGVQLGVALQQAETLKQVQVQATQLAKAAQREKALAATVEKIRRSLDLNTIFATSTQEVRRLLEVERVIIYCFNPDWSGEFVAESLAEGWTPVSQLQPVVTDDYLQRTQGGYFVNGKNLVIKDIYGSDYSQYHIALIEAMQARAYIIVPIFQCDKIWGLLGAYQNTNPRDWQEDEVDLLVQIGTQLGVGIQQAELLAQTERQKEEIIHTLKELQATQSQLIQSEKMAGLGQLVAGVAHEINNPINFIYGNITYVTEHIDNLFKLINIYQQKIDIKEEVTAIDLDYIAEDLPKILGSLKSGAERISQLVLSLRTFARLDEAEMKPVNLHDGIDSTLLIVQHRLQANTNNFSIEIVKEYDYLPEVMCYAAQMNQVFMNIINNAIDAIENSQNAGEITEKPQITIRTKLEQKNIVICIADNGCGIPEEKRSRIFEPFFTTKQPGQGTGLGLSISYQIIVEKHGGQIKCISELGKGTEFCIEIPVK; this is encoded by the coding sequence ATGGAAAACTTGTATCAAACACAACCCCTACAAAACCCTACCGAGCAAGAACATCAATTAGACATGAAAACAGCTTTGTCTATGATAATTGCTCGGATTCGTCAGTCTCTGGATATAGAAACGATATTGCAAATTACTGTTAGGGAAGTACGTCAACTATTACAGACTGATCGGGTGGGAGTGTTGCGTTTTTATCCTGAGTTGGGATGGGAAGGAAAATTTATATATGAGGATGTAGGTAGTGAGTGGAGTTCTGTCCTCACAGCTAAACTTGGCGATCGCTGTTTTGGTGAGGAGTTCGCTCAACCCTATCAGCATGGACAAATCACAGCAACTGCTGATATTTACGAACTTAAAATTAGTGATTGTCAAATTCAGACGCTAGAAAAGTTGCAAGTACGTGCTAATATAACCGCTCCCTTGATGAGAGGAAAGGATTTATGGGGATTGCTATGTATTCATCAATGTGATAGACCCAGACAATGGAACGCATCAGAAATTGAATTTGTACAATTAATCGCTGAACATTTAGGAGTGGCTTTACAACAAGCCGAATATCTAGAACAGGTAAAAGCACAATCAGCACAATTAGCACAAGCCAAAGCCAGAGAAAAAGCCACACAATGGCAAAGAAGCATGGCGATCGCTATCGAAAAAATTCGCCAGTCCCTTGATTTAGAAAATATTTTCCGCACCAGTACCACAGAAATTAGAAAACTATTAAATGCAGATCGCGTGGCTATTTACCGTTTTAATCCAGATTGGAGCGGTGAGTTTGTCTTTGAATCTGTTGCTGATGGTTGGATTTCTCTGATAGATGAACAGGTAAATAATGCAGAACTCAGAAAAAATGTTAGTGAATGTAGCGCCAAAGATTTAGCTACTATCCCTGTAGTGGATACTTACCTACAACAAACAGATGGTGGGCTATTTACAAAATGTGAAATTTATCGAGTCTGTAATGATATTTATAATGCAGGCTTTAGCGACTGCTACATCAAGATATTAGAAAGTTACCAAGCTAGAGCTTATGTAATTATTGCTATTTACCACGGTCAAAAACTATGGGGTTTGCTAGCAATTTATCAAAATACAAGCAAGCGTGAATGGCAAGAAGATGAGGTATACTTACTGACTCAAATTAGCACCCAACTGGGTGTAGCATTACAGCAAGCAGAATATTTAAAACAATTAAAAACCCAAGCCGCAGAACTTACCAAAGCTGCGGAAAGACAAAGAGCGTTAGCTAACACTGTTGAAAAAATTCGTCACTCTCTCGATATCGATACCATCTTTAAAACTACTACTCAAGAAGTTTTACGTCTGTTAGAAGTAGAAAGAGTGGCAATTTATCGCTTTTATTCTGACTGGAGTGGTGAATTTGTTGCTGATTCTATTGTTGATGGCTGGACACCAATAGTTAAACCACAGCCTTTCACAGAACGGCTACTACTACAAAGAACCCAAGCTGGTAAGTATGCACGTAATGAGGTTTTTGTACCTATTTCTCAAGGTGATAAGTTGTGGGGATTGCTAGTAGCTTATCAGAACTCCCAACCCCGTTATTGGCAAGAAGAAGAAATTAACTTACTCGCGCAAGTTGGGGTGCAGTTAGGGGTAGCCTTACAGCAAGCTGAAACTTTAAAACAGGTACAAGTACAAGCCACACAATTAGCAAAAGCTGCACAAAGGGAAAAAGCATTAGCTGCGACAGTAGAGAAAATCCGCCGTTCCCTGGACTTAAATACTATTTTTGCTACTAGCACCCAAGAAGTGCGGCGACTTTTAGAAGTAGAGCGAGTGATTATTTATTGTTTCAATCCAGATTGGAGTGGTGAATTTGTCGCCGAATCTTTAGCTGAGGGTTGGACACCAGTTAGCCAACTTCAACCTGTAGTTACAGATGATTATTTACAAAGAACTCAAGGTGGATACTTTGTTAATGGCAAAAATTTAGTTATCAAAGATATTTACGGTAGTGATTATTCTCAATACCATATTGCTCTGATTGAAGCTATGCAGGCAAGAGCATATATAATTGTGCCAATTTTTCAATGTGATAAAATATGGGGATTATTAGGTGCTTATCAAAATACCAACCCCCGTGATTGGCAAGAAGATGAAGTAGATTTATTAGTGCAGATTGGTACTCAATTGGGAGTAGGAATCCAGCAAGCGGAATTACTCGCACAAACAGAGCGTCAAAAAGAAGAAATCATTCATACTCTTAAAGAATTGCAAGCCACTCAAAGCCAGCTAATTCAAAGTGAAAAAATGGCTGGCTTAGGGCAATTAGTAGCTGGAGTAGCCCATGAAATTAATAATCCTATTAATTTTATTTACGGTAACATTACATATGTTACAGAACACATAGATAATTTGTTCAAATTAATAAATATTTATCAACAAAAGATAGACATTAAAGAAGAAGTAACAGCAATAGATTTAGATTATATTGCTGAGGATTTACCAAAAATACTTGGTTCTCTAAAATCGGGTGCTGAAAGAATTTCCCAGCTAGTCTTATCTTTACGCACTTTTGCTCGCCTTGACGAAGCCGAAATGAAGCCAGTTAATTTGCATGATGGTATTGATAGCACTTTATTAATAGTTCAACATCGGCTGCAAGCTAATACTAATAATTTCTCTATAGAGATTGTTAAAGAATATGATTATCTCCCGGAAGTAATGTGTTATGCAGCCCAAATGAATCAAGTATTCATGAATATTATTAATAATGCAATTGATGCCATAGA
- the petN gene encoding cytochrome b6-f complex subunit PetN, with protein MAILTLGWVSLLVVFTWSIAMVVWGRNGL; from the coding sequence ATGGCGATTTTGACACTGGGATGGGTATCACTGTTAGTTGTGTTTACTTGGTCGATTGCGATGGTAGTTTGGGGACGTAACGGACTGTAG